The Sulfurimonas sp. HSL-1716 sequence CACTTCGATCACGCCGAGCGTATCGCCTACATGGGCATTGACATGGCATTTTAAACATTCGTTTTTTGCATTTAAAGGCAATGAATTTTTTAAGAGTCCAAAATTATTTACCGTTTCTTTTTTTCCGGTCACAAACGTACGGTTTACGACATCATCTCTTTCGCTTTCTTCCACCGTCCCGAAAAGCTGCTTGACAAGAGGTCCTCTATATACGTTGATGACGTAATTTGAATCGTTGAAATTAGATTTGAAAGAGTGTATAAAATCATTTAGATCATCTCTGTTCCATCCTCTTTTCATAACTTGGTACATAGATGAAAAAATCTGATTTGAAATTGTATGTGAATATTTAATGGCGCTTCTTTCGGCTAATGTCATATGAATGTATGTCGAAAATAGAAAGATTAAAATAAAAAGCAGGGAAAGAAGGATGACATTGATCGCGAATATAAAGTTTTTCAGAGTTTTCGGCATATTAATTCCTGTGAAATTTTGATGATATAGTATATCAAAAAAGTTAATTTCGATTTAATGTCTTAAATCAATAACCTATGGATCGATTTAAATGGTGATAAGTATAACATAGATAGTTTAGATGCAATAGAAAGAATATAAAAAATTGATCGTATGTTTTTCGTTTCAACCGGAGATATGAAAGTATATATAGGTTACACGAACGATTAATACGGCTAAAATCATATGAATAATTGCAAAGTTATGTATATTTATTGATACAATATTGAACTGTTATTCACAAAAAAGGATCATTTATTTTGACGGATAAAAAAGAGCAGAAAAGAGAGCAGATCATGCTTGCATCGTTGCATCTTTTTGCGACGAAAGGTTTTTATAACACGACGATACCGGATATTGCACTATCTTTGAAGATGAGCGTCGGAAATATGTATAACTATTTTAAATCAAAAGACCTGCTTGCAAAAGAGATTATCAAGTTCGTATCCTCATATTTCGGGAAAAAGATCAAAGAGGTAAACGATCAAAATATCTCTACCAGAGAAAAGACCAGAAAGATCGTTGAGATCTATTTTAAAACGGCACTGCTCAGACCGGAGATGATAGATTATTTTCTTCGCATCTATCTTTCCACGCGCGAAGTGTTTAAAGAGGGATGCGAGGGTATGATATGCGTCAACGATTTCGTCACCGAGATCATGATCTACTTTGAAGAGGGCGTAAAATGCGGCGACCTTAGAGATCAGGATTTTTTCAGCGCGTTTGGACTTTTCATGGGCTATATGGGCGGTATGGTGTTTTTAAAAGGCGAAAACGTACTTCCAAAAGAGCTCGACGAATATATCGACGACGTAGCGTCCAATATATATAAAGCATTAAGCGTATAATCATGAAAAAAGTGAGAGTTTTATGGCTGAGCCTGATGGCCTGCAACGGAAACACTCACTCTTTTTTGAACTACCCCCATCTGGAGAGCTTCTTAAATGATTTTGAGTTTATTTATCATCCCGTCATAGATTCAAATTACTCTTTGGAAGATATCATCTCCAAAGAGATAGCGTGTGATATCCTGCTTATAGAGGGTGCTATCGCGGATGATTTTATCAAGGCAGGAATCCCTGCGGTCGATATCGTGAAAAAATATGCCGAAATAGCCCAAACGATAGTCACTGTCGGAACGTGCGCCACTTTTGGCGGAATATTCAGGCAAAGTGCTTACGAAGATGTCTCGGGTCTGCATTTTAAAGAACAAAACCGTACAGACAAGTTTAACGATGTTTTTGAGAAGACCGTATC is a genomic window containing:
- a CDS encoding TetR/AcrR family transcriptional regulator, with translation MTDKKEQKREQIMLASLHLFATKGFYNTTIPDIALSLKMSVGNMYNYFKSKDLLAKEIIKFVSSYFGKKIKEVNDQNISTREKTRKIVEIYFKTALLRPEMIDYFLRIYLSTREVFKEGCEGMICVNDFVTEIMIYFEEGVKCGDLRDQDFFSAFGLFMGYMGGMVFLKGENVLPKELDEYIDDVASNIYKALSV